A single region of the Montipora capricornis isolate CH-2021 chromosome 13, ASM3666992v2, whole genome shotgun sequence genome encodes:
- the LOC138028263 gene encoding short-chain collagen C4-like isoform X2 yields MGAKGEAGKQGLPGPQGPEGALGPRGPQGPRHAGVSYNRWGRKSCAGNATTIYKGFMGSGFYSQSGGGSNYLCLPDNPVFDETSPSWQSTATIYGTEYETGSFPRLSHLQNHQAPCAVCYVSARASQVMIPATNSCASGWTKEYTGYLMTSHYGHVHETEFVCIDKDPETVPGSHTDTNGAVLYVVQSNCGTLPCKPYIEGHELTCVVCSK; encoded by the exons ATGGGAGCTAAAG GTGAAGCTGGCAAGCAGGGACTTCCGGGACCCCAGGGACCTGAAGGGGCTTTAGGACCGCGGGGACCCCAAGGACCACGACATGCAGGTGTTAGTTACAATCGCTGGGGACGAAAAAGCTGCGCAGGAAACGCTACAACTATTTACAAGG GGTTCATGGGCAGCGGCTTCTACTCTCAAAGCGGAGGAGGCTCCAATTACCTGTGTCTTCCTGACAATCCAGTTTTTGACGAGACTAGCCCTAGTTGGCAGAGCACAGCAACCATATACGGAACAGAGTACGAAACAGGAAGCTTTCCAAGACTCAGCCACCTCCAGAATCACCAAGCACCTTGCGCCGTCTGTTACGTCAGCGCACGTGCTTCTCAGGTGATGATCCCAGCTACCAACAGCTGCGCATCTGGTTGGACCAAAGAGTATACTGGATACCTGATGACTTCCCATTATGGTCACGTCCACGAAACTGAATTTGTTTGTATCGATAAAGATCCCGAGACTGTACCAGGGAGCCACACAGACACAAACGGTGCTGTGTTGTACGTGGTGCAATCGAATTGTGGTACCTTACCCTGCAAACCGTACATCGAAGGTCATGAACTTACTTGTGTTGTGTGTAGTAAATAG
- the LOC138028263 gene encoding short-chain collagen C4-like isoform X1, which yields MDSRITEISKKIADKTILPGRDGRDGVPGPPGPAGRDGRDGRQGLQGLRGIMGAKGEAGKQGLPGPQGPEGALGPRGPQGPRHAGVSYNRWGRKSCAGNATTIYKGFMGSGFYSQSGGGSNYLCLPDNPVFDETSPSWQSTATIYGTEYETGSFPRLSHLQNHQAPCAVCYVSARASQVMIPATNSCASGWTKEYTGYLMTSHYGHVHETEFVCIDKDPETVPGSHTDTNGAVLYVVQSNCGTLPCKPYIEGHELTCVVCSK from the exons ATGGATAGCAG aatcacTGAGATCTCGAAAAAAATCGCTGATAAGACAATTCTCCCAG GTCGTGACGGAAGAGATGGCGTACCAGGGCCCCCCGGACCTGCAG GAAGAGATGGTAGAGATGGCAGACAAGGACTGCAGGGGCTGAGAGGAATTATGGGAGCTAAAG GTGAAGCTGGCAAGCAGGGACTTCCGGGACCCCAGGGACCTGAAGGGGCTTTAGGACCGCGGGGACCCCAAGGACCACGACATGCAGGTGTTAGTTACAATCGCTGGGGACGAAAAAGCTGCGCAGGAAACGCTACAACTATTTACAAGG GGTTCATGGGCAGCGGCTTCTACTCTCAAAGCGGAGGAGGCTCCAATTACCTGTGTCTTCCTGACAATCCAGTTTTTGACGAGACTAGCCCTAGTTGGCAGAGCACAGCAACCATATACGGAACAGAGTACGAAACAGGAAGCTTTCCAAGACTCAGCCACCTCCAGAATCACCAAGCACCTTGCGCCGTCTGTTACGTCAGCGCACGTGCTTCTCAGGTGATGATCCCAGCTACCAACAGCTGCGCATCTGGTTGGACCAAAGAGTATACTGGATACCTGATGACTTCCCATTATGGTCACGTCCACGAAACTGAATTTGTTTGTATCGATAAAGATCCCGAGACTGTACCAGGGAGCCACACAGACACAAACGGTGCTGTGTTGTACGTGGTGCAATCGAATTGTGGTACCTTACCCTGCAAACCGTACATCGAAGGTCATGAACTTACTTGTGTTGTGTGTAGTAAATAG